Within the Serratia sp. UGAL515B_01 genome, the region CGCATGGGTTATATGGTGGTTGTCGAACTGACCCAACGTCCGACGCGGCGTACCAAAGCCGTTGGCAAGATTGTGGAAGTATTGGGTGATAAGATGGGGACCAGCATGGCGGTAGATATTGCCCTACGCACCCATGAAATCCCTCATACCTGGCCACAACAGGTGGAAAAGCAGGTTGCTGATCTCAGCGAACATGTCCCCGAAGCTGCCAAGAAAGGTCGAGTTGACCTGCGAGATTTACCGCTGGTTACCATCGACGGTGAAGATGCCCGTGACTTCGACGATGCGGTGTACTGTGAGAAAAAACGTGGTGGTGGTTGGCGTCTGTGGGTAGCAATCGCTGATGTTAGCTACTATGTTCGTCCACGGACTGCATTGGACGATGAGGCTCGTGGCCGTGGTACATCAGTCTATTTCCCTTCAGAAGTTGTCCCGATGTTGCCGGAGGTGCTCTCCAACGGGCTATGCTCACTTAACCCGCAGGTAGATCGTCTGTGTATGGTGTGTGAGATGACCATCTCTGCTCAAGGCCGTCTCTCCTCTTACAAATTCTATGAAGCGGTGATGAGTTCTCATGCGCGGTTAACCTATACCAAAGTTTGGCATATCCTTCAGGGCGATCAGGAATTGAGAGAGCAATACCAGCCGCTGGTTAAACATCTACAAGAGCTGCATGCACTCTATAAAGTCCTGGATCAGGCCCGTGCCGAACGTGGTGGTATTGCCTTCGAAACCGAAGAAGCCAAATTTATCTTTAACGCTGAACGTCGCATTGAGCGTGTTGAACCCACGATTCGTAACGATGCCCATAAATTGATCGAAGAATGCATGATTATGGCGAACGTTGCGGCTGCAAGGTTTGTTGAAAAACACAGTGAGCCAGCGCTGTTCCGTGTCCACGATCGTCCAAGTGACGATCACATTTCTGCACTACGCAGCGTATTGAATGAACTGGGGTTGACCTTAGGTGGTGGTTTGAAACCACAACCGAAGGATTACGCCACGCTGATGGATGAAGTGTCTGAACGCCCAGACCGTGAAATGCTGCAAACGATGTTGCTGCGTTCAATGAAACAGGCGATCTACGATCCGGAAAACCGGGGGCACTTTGGTCTGGCGTTGGCTTCTTATGGCCATTTTACTTCACCAATCCGTCGTTACCCGGACCTGTCATTACACCGTGCTATCAAATATGTACTGGCGAAAGAGCACGGCACACCGCCTGAGCGCTGGACGCCGACCGGAGGCTGGCACAGTGATTTTGAGGAAATGCTGCAACTGGGTGCTCACTGCTCAATGACTGAGCGTCGTGCGGACGAAGCTACCCGTAACGTTGCTGATTGGCTGAAGTGCGACTTCATGCAGGATCACGTCGGTGAAGTATTTAGCGGTATTATTGCCAGCGTGACCGGTTTTGGTTTCTTCGTACGTTTGAACGATTTGTTTATTGATGGTTTGGTACATGTCTCTTCGTTGGATAATGATTACTATCGCTACGATAACATTGGCCAGCGTTTGATCGGTGAATCTTCAGGCATGGTCTATCGCTTGGGTGACACGGTGGAAATTCGTGTTGATGCCGTGCATATGGACGAACGTAAGATCGACTTTGCGTTGATTTCCAGCACTCGTAAGCCCCGTGGTGAAGGTAAAACCGAGCGTGAGCGTGCCAAAAATGGAGGCCAGCGCAAACTGCGTGACGGAGCTGGCACAGGGCGGAGCCAGGCTCAGCGTAAACGTCGTGGCGGTAAACAGCCAGCCAACTTTGAACCTGACAGCGCCTTTCGCAAAGAGGCAGCCAAGCCAACAGATAAGGTGAAAAAAGACAAAAAGGCGAAAGCTAAGAAAGTGTCTGATAAAACCAAAAAGATAGCTGCGGCTGCCAAAGCTAAGCGTGCCAGCAAGAAGAAAGGTACGGAACAGGGCTAACCTGCCGTAGATTATTATCCTCGGCTGGGAAATTCCTGGCCGCACAGTTTAAAGAGCATCATGAGCGAAATTATTTACGGTATTCACGCCGTCAAGGCCCTGTTAGAACGTGACCCTCAGCGCTTCCTTGAAGTGTTTATTCTCAAGGGCCGTGACGATCGCCGCCTGCAACCGTTAATTGCGGAGTTGGAAGCTACCGGGATTGTTATCCAGGTTGCGAATAGGCAATGGTTGGATGAGAAAGTAGAGGGGGCTGTCCATCAGGGCATTATTGCGCGCGTACGCGAAGGTAAGCAGTATCAGGAGAACGACCTGCCTAGCTTACTGGAAAGTGTCGATACGCCATTTTTGCTGGTGCTAGACGGTGTGACTGACCCCCATAACCTCGGGGCTTGCCTGCGTAGTGCTGATGCAGCTGGTGTGCACGCCGTGATCGTTCCGCGCGATCGCTCTGCTCAGTTGAATGCAACGGCGAAAAAAGTTGCCTGCGGCGCGGCTGAAAATGTTCCGCTGATCCGCGTAACCAATCTGGCCCGCACGCTGCGTCTGCTGCAAGAGATGAATATTTGGGTAGTGGGAACCGCCGGTGAAGCAGATCATACGCTGTATCAAAGCAAAATGACTGGCCCTATGGCGCTGGTTATGGGGGCTGAAGGTGAAGGTATGCGGCGTTTGACCCGGGAACATTGTGATGAGCTGATCAGCATTCCAATGGCAGGAACCGTTTCTTCCTTGAATGTCTCGGTTGCTACCGGGATTTGTCTGTTCGAAGCGGTGCGTCAGCGTAGCTGACAGTATTATGCAGGGGTGGAAGTTGTCATCCCTGTGGATAGCCCATGCCCCATCTCCGGTAAAATCTTTTTTACGACCATAATAATCCCTGAAGCTTTAATCAGGGCGTGACACCTGCAGCGAAATACAGCATTTGCCGTCTCGGGGTTCCATTTATCGCTGAGGCTATGGAGATTCTGGGTGGCATCGGCTATTGCGAAGAAAGTGAGTTGCCACGGCTTTATCGCGAGATGCCGGTTAACAGCATTTGGGTGGGGGCTGGCAACATTATGTGTCCTGATATGATGCGTAGTCTGCATAAAGTGCCAAGGGCACTTGAGCCGTTACAGCATGAACTATTGCCGGTACGTGGCCAAAATCGTTTGTTTGATCGCGTTTGGCGGCAATCGCAGCAGGGTATGAGCCAGCCACGCGAAGAGATGGGACGTTTGTTAACTGAACAGTTATTCTACCTATGCTGTGCTGCTCAGTAGTTGCAGCACAGTAGTCCACCGATTGGTGAAGCGTGGTGTCATTTAACGTTGGATTATCGTGGAGAGGCTGTTCTGCCTGATATCGTGAGCGATACATTACTAGACCGTGCTGTTGGCGCGTAAGCAGGCATTGGTACCGACTGGCATTGTCCAGGTGATACCGAAGGAGATGTTAATGATTGAAATGCACCATGAGCATGCAGGTGAGATAGCGATTATTCATGCCGTTCCCGCTGGGCATTACGAGAAACCGTTGCCAACGCTCTTTTTCTACCACGGTTATACCTCGTCAAAAGAGGTTTATGCCTGCTTTGCCTATGCCTTGGCAAAGGTTGGTTTTCGTGTTGTATTGCCAGACTGCAAGATGCATGGGGAACGTTTTAATGGCGATGAGAAGCTGCGACTCAGCCATTTCTGGGAGATACTCCAGAGTAACATTGATGAGTTACCATCAATCAAGGAACACTTTGAACAGAGAGGATTGATCGCCGGAGAACGTATCGGCGTTGCGGGAGCATCCATGGGAGGGATGACTACCCTGGGGGCTTTTACCCGCTACCCCTGGATAAAATCTGCTGCTTCTCTTATGGGCTCAGGGGATTTTACTTCTTTGGCGCAGACCTTGTATCCACCTTTAGACATACAAGGCCAACCATTGGATAAAACCACTTTCGCCGCACGTATTGCGCCTTTGTCGGTTTATGAAGTTGCTCATCGTTGGGAAAGTTTTGCGGGTCGGCCTCTGCTATTGTGGCATGGTGAAGCTGACGATGTTGTTCCTGCTGTGGAAAGTGAGCGATTGGTTACAGCACTTCATCAGCGTGGGTTAGATCAACATCTGATTTATGTTACTGAACCCGATGTTCGGCATCGCATTACGCCAGGTGCATTGAACGCGACGGCCACCTTTTTCCAGCGCTCGCTATAAAATCGAAGAGCGTGGGTGTATTGTTCCAAGAGTGTCTCTTAACTGTCCGTAGCGCCGTCGAACCCCTTCCGGGATGGAACCATTGGCGCGTTGCTCGCCGTTTTATTGGGTCCGCCAAACCTCACGCTTTGCCCTGAGCGTAAATGACCGCCAGCTGCGCGCTCGCGCGACACCCTAAAGCAACTTATGCATAACCTCGAATAAATCCCAGTCAGGCCTTGAGTTTCCTGCCTTGCGCAAGTATGATGACGCGTCATTTTTTCAGCCGCACACATACACACGTTCCTTGCTTCCATGGGCCGCGGTTGACCCTGACAGGAGGCTGAATAATCCGTAAGGAGCAATTCGATGCGTCATTACGAAATCGTTTTTATGGTCCATCCTGACCAAAGCGAACAGGTTCCGGGCATGATCGAGCGTTACAGTGCTACCATCACTAACGCGCAAGGTCAGATTCACCGTCTGGAAGACTGGGGCCGCCGTCAGCTGGCTTATCCGATCAACAAACTGCATAAAGCTCACTACGTTCTGCTGAACGTTGAAGCTCCGCAGGAAGCGATCGATGAGCTGGAAACTAACTTCCGCTTCAACGACGCCGTTATCCGCAGCATGGTTATGCGCGTTAAGCACGCGGTAACTGAAGCATCTCCGATGGTTAAAGCCAAAGACGAACGTCGTGGCGATCGCCGCGATGATTTCGCTAGCGAAACCGCAGATGATGATGTTGGGGATTCTGAAGAGTAATTGCCACTGTGACGGCTAATCGTCTGGTGTTATCAGGCACAGTGTGCAAAACACCTGTTCGAAAAGTGAGTCCGTCCGGTATACCCCACTGCCAATTCGTGCTTGAGCACCGATCAACGCATATGGAAGCCGGATTCAGCAGACAAGCATGGTGCAGAATGCCCGTGGTTGTCAGCGGACAGCAGTCACAAGCTTTAACTCAAAGATTAACGGTCGGCAGTCAGGTTACCGTTCAAGGCTTTGTTAGCAGCCATCAAGGGCGCAACGGGTTGAACAAACTGGTCCTGCATGCCGAGCAGATTGAATTGATAGATTCTGGAGACTAGCCAAATGGCACGTTATTTCCGTCGTCGCAAGTTCTGCCGTTTCACCGCGGAAGGCGTTCAAGAGATTGACTATAAAGACATCGCTACGCTGAAAAACTACATCACCGAGAGTGGTAAAATTGTCCCGAGCCGTATCACCGGTACTCGTGCAAAGTATCAGCGCCAGCTGGCCCGTGCTATCAAGCGCGCGCGCTACCTGTCTTTGTTGCCGTACACTGATCGTCATCAGTAATCGGCCACTGTCCATTAACGACTTTGAGAGGATAAGGTAATGCAAGTTATTCTGCTTGATAAAGTAGCAAACCTGGGCAGCCTGGGTGATCAAGTTAGCGTTAAAGCGGGTTATGCCCGTAACTTCTTGGTACCACAGGGCAAAGCTGTTCCTGCTACCAAGAAAAACGTTGAGTTCTTCGAAGCACGCCGTGCCGAACTGGAAGCCAAACTGGCTGACGTTCTGGCCGCAGCGATTGCTCGTGCAGCCAAGATCAACGAACTCGGTTCAGTAACCATCTCGTCTAAAGCAGGCGACGAAGGTAAACTGTTCGGCTCTATCGGTACCCGTGACATCTCTGACGCAGTGACTGCGGCAGGTGTTGAAGTTGCCAAGAGTGAAGTTCGTCTGCCGAATGGCGTTCTGCGTACTACTGGCGAGCACGAAGTGCAGTTCCAGGTACACAGCGACGTGTTCGCGCAGCTGAATGTAGTTGTGGTTGCAGAAGCTTAATCGGCTTTTGCCAACCCAGTTAAAACGCCAGCCTCGTGCTGGCGTTTTGCTTTTCAACGTCTGGTGAATCGCGTTATTCTGTGGTCATCTTTTGGCAAGGAGAGGCGAAAATGGCAAAAATCAGCTTACAGCGAGTTTACGATTTCAGTGCCCCTGCTCCGGAGCATTGCTATTTGATTGACCGGCTTTGGCCGCGTGGAGTCAGTAAAGAAAGATTGCAAGGCGTAGTGTGGTTGAAACAGGTTGCGCCAGATAATGGATTGCGCCAATGGTTTCACCTGTATACCGATCGGTGGGATGAGTTTGAACTGCGCTATCGACAGCAATTAGTGGGGAATGCTGCCTGGCAGCCGCTGGTTGCGTTGTTGCAGCAAGGTGAGTCACTCACTCTGTTATATGGCAGCAAGGACACACAGCGCAATCAAGGGGTTGTCCTGCGTGATTTTTTGCAGGAGCAAGCTAAGCGCTAGCGGACTCGACGGTAGCTGCCGTCTGTCTGACGGCGGAACAAAACCTCATTGCCATCCCTTGTTGTAATAGAGAGTGCACTAATTACGCCGTTATTATTCTGTTGAATGCGGACTTCCTGCCCGGCTTTTAAGTTACTGAGTGGTTTTTTGCTTCCCTCGATCTGCGCCATAGCAAAAACCTCGTTAACCGGCAGGTCGTGGTCGCGGAACAATTGCGCCAAAGTCTGGCCTGCCTGTACTTTATAGCGTTGCCAATTACCGCCTTCAGACGGTTTTGAGCGGTATTGCTGGCCATGACTCAGTAATAATGGAATCGAACTCTCCTTGCTGCTTAACGTAAGCGAGCGCGGCACGTTATCGCCTGAGTATGGCCATAACAGTGAAAGAAGCAGAATAGTGCCAAAAATAATTACCCAACGGCGATGGGAATAGGGCAAAGGCTCCATCCAGTGGAAGTCGTCAGGCAAGTGCCATATCTTCAGCAATAAAGTTTTGAGCACCTGCCTTTTACCACCTTGCAGCGGTGGCGGTAAATATGACACCCCAGTCATCTCATGTTCTTCCGGCGCAGGTTCTGGCTTTAAACGTTGGCTTAAATTTAGCCAGGTGCGCTGCAGTGTCTGGTAGACTGGGGCGGCTTTCCTTTTCCTGGGCGCGATCCTGCCCATTGTGACCTCTCTTCAACTGCGTGAAATTGCTATTGTATATAGCCGAGTTACTCCAAGTTGCAAGTGGGCGACAACTGAGCAAAGGCAGTTAACACCGCTGCTGTTTGAAGAGTGACGGATATAAAATGGTGTATCGTCTACTCACAATATTATTGTTTCTTTTTCTAAGACAAAAGTCATCATTATCCACACAAGATTTTACCCGGCATTCCTGCGCTGTTATGCTGCGCCTTCGACTTTTTACAGACTAAAGGAAAATCCCCATGACAACCCCTTCTTTTGATAGCGTTGAAGCGCAAGCAAGTTACGGGATTGGTTTACAGGTTGGTCAGCAATTGCAAGAGTCCGGCCTGGAAGGTTTACTACCAGAAGCTTTACTGGCTGGCCTGCGTGACGCGTTGGAAGGGAATGCTCCGGCGGTTCCGGTCGATGTGGTACATCGTGCGCTACGTGAAATGCACGAACGAGCGGACGTGGTGCGCCTTGAACGTCAGAAATCGATGGCGGTAGAAGGCCAGAAGTTCCTGGAGGATAACGCCAAGCGTGATGGCGTTACACTTACCGAATCCGGTTTGCAATTCGTCGTACTGGAACAGGGCAATGGCCCAATCCCATCAAAACAGGATCGTGTGCGAGTGCACTATACTGGACGTTTGCTCAATGGTGATGTTTTTGACAGTTCTGTTGAGCGTGGGCAGCCAGCAGAGTTCCCGGTTAGCGGTGTTATCCCAGGCTGGATCGAAGCATTGACGCTGATGCCGGTAGGTTCTAAATGGCAACTGTATATTCCGCACAATCTTGCTTACGGTGAGCGCGGTGCGGGTGCCTCTATCCCCCCATTCAGCGCACTGATATTTGACGTTGAACTACTGGAAATTCTGTAGTCTGGTATAGCCGCATATTAAGGGCGCCGTAGCTGCGCCCTATCAACCGAATTACCCGCTTGGTAAAAGCCGGTTACTTATCTTGTAATTCAATCTGATAAATCGAAAATCCGATACTGTCGTTACCCACTGGTTTCATCGGATATTGGGCATTTTCTTTGATAAATGCTGCTGCCTTGTCACTGGGTGAGGTTTCAAAGCGAATATCCAGTTGCTTCAAACTGTGTAAATGGGCAAGACGCCAGTTGTTATCCGCTTGTGGATGAACCGCCCCGTGTTTCTTGGTCTCTGTACTAATGTAGTTTGCCAGGATAGAACGAGTTTCGTCGGGTGAAGCAAAGGCGATGTGTTTGTCGCCTGTGCCAGCAAATTTGCCGCCGTAAGCGCGGTAGTTATTGGTCGCAACCAGGAAAATAGCATTAGGATCGATTGGTTTACCATTGAATGTTAGCTGTTTGATGCGCTCAGCCTGGTCGTTAATCAGATCACACTCCCCGTCGTAACGTGCCGGTTGGCTGACGTCAATTTGATAATTTACACCGTCGATTACATCGAAGTTATAGCTGCGAAAACCTTCCCAGTTGATCAGACCTTGGGGTTCGCTGCTGTTAATGTTGATCTGATTAAACTGCCCAGCGGAACATTCCAGCCATTCTTTAACTTCTTTACCGCTGGCTTTGACAACGACCAGGGTATTTGGGTACAGATAGAGGTCGGCTGCATTACGGAAGGTGAGTTGGCCTTTCTCTACTTCAGTAAAACTGGCCGGGTCGTTCCTGCGTCCACCGACCTTGAATGGCGCGGCAGCGGTAAGCACGGGTAGAGCAGCCAGGTCTGGATCGCCTTGAATGTAGTGCTCAACATAGGCTTTCTGAGCGTTATTGACGATCTGGATTGCAGGATCGTCCTGTACCAAGGCAAGATAGCTGTACATATTACCTTCAGACTTTCCGATAGGTTTGCTGACAAAGTCACGGGTTCCCTTATGATCTTCTTCCAGTACCTTCACCAGAGCATCATCTTCCGAGACCAGAGATTTGTTGTTCTCTCTGTCGTAAATTGGCAACGCTTGGGCCTTGGCTGCGGTTACCATCCAACTACCGCCATCGTTGTTAAGCTGTAGGTCCACTATGCCCAAATGATCGCCCCATTGTCCTGGCATTACGGCAGGTATGCCATTCAATAAGCCCTTTTCTATATCTGCACCTTTGATATTGGCAAAATCCTTGCTGGGAAAAATGGCATGAGCATGGCCGAACATAATGGCGTCTATACCAGGAACCTGGCTCAGGTAGTACACCGAGTTTTCTGCCATTGCTTTATAAGGCTCACTGGAAAGACCAGAATGGGGGATTGCGATGATCACATCAGCCCCTTGTTTGCGCATTTCTGGCACATAGCGTTTAGCGGTTTCGGTAATGTCGTTGACCGTCACTTTTCCCTGTAGGTTATTTTTATCCCAGACTAATATCTGGGGCGGTACAAAACCAATGTAGCCAATACGTAGAGTGTGCGATTCTCCATCACGGTCTTTTACCGGGGTATCGACAATAATATAAGGAGTGAAAAGAGGTTTTTGTGTGGCAGTATCAATAACATTGGCGTTGATGTAGGGGAATTTGGCGCCAGCAATAGCGTTTTTAAGATAGTCGAGACCGTAGTTGAACTCGTGGTTGCCGATATTTCCTACCACATAGTGCAATGTATTCATGGCTTTGTAGACGGGGTGAATATCGCCGGGTGTCAACCCCTTGGCGGCCATATAGTCTCCCAGTGGGCTGCCTTGAATAACGTCACCGTTATCCACCAATACGCTATTGGTTACCTGCCCACGAGCATATTTTATCAGGCTGGCAGTGCGTACCAGACCGAATTTGTCGGTGGGCTTATCCTTGTAATAGTCGAAGTCCATCATATTGCTGTGCAAGTCTGTCGTTTCCAGCACGCGTAGGTCAACCGTGGCGGCCTGTGCTGAAGCGCAAACGAGTAATGCAAGACCTGATAGCCCCAGAGGATGTTTTATCATTGGTTATCTCCGTTTTGTTATTATTTGAGAACAGACCTAAAACTGCATGTCATTACTATCAACCATATAACTAAACTGTTAACTAAAAACAGATAATCTCTG harbors:
- the rlmB gene encoding 23S rRNA (guanosine(2251)-2'-O)-methyltransferase RlmB, which translates into the protein MSEIIYGIHAVKALLERDPQRFLEVFILKGRDDRRLQPLIAELEATGIVIQVANRQWLDEKVEGAVHQGIIARVREGKQYQENDLPSLLESVDTPFLLVLDGVTDPHNLGACLRSADAAGVHAVIVPRDRSAQLNATAKKVACGAAENVPLIRVTNLARTLRLLQEMNIWVVGTAGEADHTLYQSKMTGPMALVMGAEGEGMRRLTREHCDELISIPMAGTVSSLNVSVATGICLFEAVRQRS
- a CDS encoding DUF488 domain-containing protein yields the protein MAKISLQRVYDFSAPAPEHCYLIDRLWPRGVSKERLQGVVWLKQVAPDNGLRQWFHLYTDRWDEFELRYRQQLVGNAAWQPLVALLQQGESLTLLYGSKDTQRNQGVVLRDFLQEQAKR
- the priB gene encoding primosomal replication protein N, translated to MTANRLVLSGTVCKTPVRKVSPSGIPHCQFVLEHRSTHMEAGFSRQAWCRMPVVVSGQQSQALTQRLTVGSQVTVQGFVSSHQGRNGLNKLVLHAEQIELIDSGD
- the rpsR gene encoding 30S ribosomal protein S18 codes for the protein MARYFRRRKFCRFTAEGVQEIDYKDIATLKNYITESGKIVPSRITGTRAKYQRQLARAIKRARYLSLLPYTDRHQ
- a CDS encoding bifunctional 2',3'-cyclic-nucleotide 2'-phosphodiesterase/3'-nucleotidase yields the protein MIKHPLGLSGLALLVCASAQAATVDLRVLETTDLHSNMMDFDYYKDKPTDKFGLVRTASLIKYARGQVTNSVLVDNGDVIQGSPLGDYMAAKGLTPGDIHPVYKAMNTLHYVVGNIGNHEFNYGLDYLKNAIAGAKFPYINANVIDTATQKPLFTPYIIVDTPVKDRDGESHTLRIGYIGFVPPQILVWDKNNLQGKVTVNDITETAKRYVPEMRKQGADVIIAIPHSGLSSEPYKAMAENSVYYLSQVPGIDAIMFGHAHAIFPSKDFANIKGADIEKGLLNGIPAVMPGQWGDHLGIVDLQLNNDGGSWMVTAAKAQALPIYDRENNKSLVSEDDALVKVLEEDHKGTRDFVSKPIGKSEGNMYSYLALVQDDPAIQIVNNAQKAYVEHYIQGDPDLAALPVLTAAAPFKVGGRRNDPASFTEVEKGQLTFRNAADLYLYPNTLVVVKASGKEVKEWLECSAGQFNQININSSEPQGLINWEGFRSYNFDVIDGVNYQIDVSQPARYDGECDLINDQAERIKQLTFNGKPIDPNAIFLVATNNYRAYGGKFAGTGDKHIAFASPDETRSILANYISTETKKHGAVHPQADNNWRLAHLHSLKQLDIRFETSPSDKAAAFIKENAQYPMKPVGNDSIGFSIYQIELQDK
- the rpsF gene encoding 30S ribosomal protein S6, with translation MRHYEIVFMVHPDQSEQVPGMIERYSATITNAQGQIHRLEDWGRRQLAYPINKLHKAHYVLLNVEAPQEAIDELETNFRFNDAVIRSMVMRVKHAVTEASPMVKAKDERRGDRRDDFASETADDDVGDSEE
- the rplI gene encoding 50S ribosomal protein L9, which codes for MQVILLDKVANLGSLGDQVSVKAGYARNFLVPQGKAVPATKKNVEFFEARRAELEAKLADVLAAAIARAAKINELGSVTISSKAGDEGKLFGSIGTRDISDAVTAAGVEVAKSEVRLPNGVLRTTGEHEVQFQVHSDVFAQLNVVVVAEA
- a CDS encoding peptidylprolyl isomerase, which gives rise to MTTPSFDSVEAQASYGIGLQVGQQLQESGLEGLLPEALLAGLRDALEGNAPAVPVDVVHRALREMHERADVVRLERQKSMAVEGQKFLEDNAKRDGVTLTESGLQFVVLEQGNGPIPSKQDRVRVHYTGRLLNGDVFDSSVERGQPAEFPVSGVIPGWIEALTLMPVGSKWQLYIPHNLAYGERGAGASIPPFSALIFDVELLEIL
- the yjfP gene encoding esterase, with amino-acid sequence MIEMHHEHAGEIAIIHAVPAGHYEKPLPTLFFYHGYTSSKEVYACFAYALAKVGFRVVLPDCKMHGERFNGDEKLRLSHFWEILQSNIDELPSIKEHFEQRGLIAGERIGVAGASMGGMTTLGAFTRYPWIKSAASLMGSGDFTSLAQTLYPPLDIQGQPLDKTTFAARIAPLSVYEVAHRWESFAGRPLLLWHGEADDVVPAVESERLVTALHQRGLDQHLIYVTEPDVRHRITPGALNATATFFQRSL
- the rnr gene encoding ribonuclease R, translated to MSKDPFLEREAEKYESPIPSREFILAHLANRETPASREELSHELNLSGEEQLEALRRRLRAMERDGQLVFTRRQCYALPERLDLLRGTVIGHRDGYGFLRIDGRKDDLYLSAEQMKMAIHGDVVLAQPLGEDRKGRREARIVRVLVPKTSQIVGRFFTDAGTGFVVPDDSRLSFDILIPADSVSGARMGYMVVVELTQRPTRRTKAVGKIVEVLGDKMGTSMAVDIALRTHEIPHTWPQQVEKQVADLSEHVPEAAKKGRVDLRDLPLVTIDGEDARDFDDAVYCEKKRGGGWRLWVAIADVSYYVRPRTALDDEARGRGTSVYFPSEVVPMLPEVLSNGLCSLNPQVDRLCMVCEMTISAQGRLSSYKFYEAVMSSHARLTYTKVWHILQGDQELREQYQPLVKHLQELHALYKVLDQARAERGGIAFETEEAKFIFNAERRIERVEPTIRNDAHKLIEECMIMANVAAARFVEKHSEPALFRVHDRPSDDHISALRSVLNELGLTLGGGLKPQPKDYATLMDEVSERPDREMLQTMLLRSMKQAIYDPENRGHFGLALASYGHFTSPIRRYPDLSLHRAIKYVLAKEHGTPPERWTPTGGWHSDFEEMLQLGAHCSMTERRADEATRNVADWLKCDFMQDHVGEVFSGIIASVTGFGFFVRLNDLFIDGLVHVSSLDNDYYRYDNIGQRLIGESSGMVYRLGDTVEIRVDAVHMDERKIDFALISSTRKPRGEGKTERERAKNGGQRKLRDGAGTGRSQAQRKRRGGKQPANFEPDSAFRKEAAKPTDKVKKDKKAKAKKVSDKTKKIAAAAKAKRASKKKGTEQG
- a CDS encoding OapA family protein gives rise to the protein MGRIAPRKRKAAPVYQTLQRTWLNLSQRLKPEPAPEEHEMTGVSYLPPPLQGGKRQVLKTLLLKIWHLPDDFHWMEPLPYSHRRWVIIFGTILLLSLLWPYSGDNVPRSLTLSSKESSIPLLLSHGQQYRSKPSEGGNWQRYKVQAGQTLAQLFRDHDLPVNEVFAMAQIEGSKKPLSNLKAGQEVRIQQNNNGVISALSITTRDGNEVLFRRQTDGSYRRVR